A part of Bacillus rossius redtenbacheri isolate Brsri chromosome 1, Brsri_v3, whole genome shotgun sequence genomic DNA contains:
- the LOC134527096 gene encoding uncharacterized protein LOC134527096 yields the protein MQLDDIQDSIKEITSCPSNSSSEWCVIFKELKHSLIYTDMLINKVNEAAGDDVLDFQSQVRERRGLNFIGEFFHWCCDIAVNSQLNNLFLNEQQMSEHINKMESQILNTHEALANMSNTIFVINEGMTGILKRVQSKFTNLSDYLKDLRETMVTKFSGMVQDIGHSFQFQVLLASQLAKQAHTFTRLEILDQCRSNKIPAIVVTPAQLKEKLNMLNEILNRDGYALSISVSEVQKYFNLPICKCQVHKENLYLQIKVPIVKLNSNWRLFQFVAVPFQWKNSTCHLDHAPNFLAVDGDHLITIQGRNLLDCRPFEDKLCFVPRFSGDTLGSALCPKALFQGITVENLSTTCAFRCHSGNQLMITQAGPERYFLTNPSGKLDLQCMKHNNESLFLGSGDILGAVDIEVPCDCRLYLNQELKINELYPCDALTKSKFQLVHVIPAAWTKLRKLKIFPHPTSTHTVFPSLMDCLDENWPTLIPHLNFSLTKFETPLDPIHLREPENVPRFVMKNLQSIALSIVSSVLLFIIIKNPYLVGIGTLPRVSALDNVTTLGIEISVTVITILVIVGMFLVLLLKYLRNRKPLSMSVEISTTVENAVPSTSGKVELKDILARDNGCVAKLSSETGEELKVTISICDDQ from the coding sequence ATGCAATTAGATGACATTCAGGATAGTATCAAAGAAATCACTTCTTgtccctccaatagttcaagtgaatggtgtgttattttcaaagaattaaaacataGCTTAATTTATACTGACATGCTAATTAATAAGGTAAACGAAGCAGCAGGGGATGACGTATTGGATTTTCAGTCTCAAGTTCGGGAAAGACGAGGGTTAAATTTCATTGGAGAGTTTTTTCATTGGTGTTGTGACATTGCCGTCAATAGTCAATTGAATAATCTTTTCCTAAATGAACAACAAATGTCAGAACACATAAACAAgatggaatcacaaattttaaacactcatgaggcactggcaaatatgagcaacactatttttgttataaacgagggaatgaccggaattctaaaaagagtacaatcaaaattcacaaatttgtcTGATTACTTAAAAGACCTCCGAGAGACTATGGTGACTAAGTTTTCAGGAATGGTTCAAGACATAGGACATTCATTCCAGTTTCAGGTACTGTTGGCCTCTCAATTAGCCAAACAAGCGCATACATTTACAAGACTAGAGATTCTGGACCAGTGCCGGTCAaataaaatacctgccattgtagttacaccagctcaattgaaagagaaattaaatatgctaaatgaaaTTCTTAATAGGGATGGTTATGCGTTGTCCATAAGTGTATCAgaagttcagaaatattttaatttacccatTTGTAAATGTCAAGTCCACAAGGAAAATTTATACCTTCAAATTAAAGTACCAATTGTTAAACTAAATTCCAATTGGAGATTGTTTCAGTTCGTCGCAGTCCCATTTCAGTGGAAGAACTCAACTTGTCATTTGGATCATGCTCCGAATTTTCTGGCAGTGGATGGAGACCATCTAATCactattcagggtagaaatttattagattgtagaccatttgaagataaattgtgttttgttcccAGGTTCTCCGGAGATACCCTAGGTAGTGCTTTGTGTCCAAAGGCTCTTTTTCAGGGGATTACCGTTGAAAATCTTAGTACCACATGTGCGTTTCGATGCCATTCCGGAAACCAACTGATGATCACCCAGGCTGGACCAGAGCGGTACTTCCTAACAAACCCGTCAGGAAAATTAGACTTGCAATGCatgaaacataacaatgaatctttatttttaggaagtggagacatcctcggagctgtagatatagaagtaccgtgtgattgtcgtttgtatttaaaccaagaacttaaaattaacgagttgtatccatgtgatgcgttaacaaaatctaaatttcaattggtacatgtaataccagctgcttggacgaagttacgtaaattgaaaattttccctcatcctacgtcaacacatacagtttttccatccttaatggattgtttagatgaaaattggccaactctaataccacatttaaatttttctttgacaaagtttgaaacccctttagacccgattcatttaagagaaccagaaaacgtaccaagatttgtaatgaaaaacttacagagtattgcgctttccattgtaagtagtgtattattatttattattattaaaaatccatatctagtaggtattggaacgctaccaagagtatccgccttggacaatgttactacccttggcatagaaataagtgtaactgtaattactatattggtaatagttggaatgtttttagttctgttattaaaatatctgagaaatcggaaacccctcagtatgtctgtagaaatctcgactacagtagaaaatgctgttccttctaccagtggaaaggtagaattaaaagacatactagccagagataatggttgtgtagctaagttatccagtgaaactggggaggaattgaaagtaaccatttccatttgtgatgatcagtag